A window from Triticum aestivum cultivar Chinese Spring chromosome 6D, IWGSC CS RefSeq v2.1, whole genome shotgun sequence encodes these proteins:
- the LOC123143137 gene encoding histone H2A.1-like codes for MAGRKGGDRKKAVTRSVKAGLQFPVGRIGRYLKKGRYAQRVGSGAPVYLAAVLEYLAAEVLELAGNAAKDNKKTRIIPRHLLLAVRNDQELGKLLAGVTIAHGGVIPNINSVLLPKKSPAAAEKEAKSPKKKTTAKSPKKKTAATKE; via the exons ATGGCCGGAAGGAAGGGTGGCGACAGGAAGAAGGCGGTGACCAGGTCCGTCAAGGCTGGGCTCCAGTTCCCCGTCGGCCGCATCGGGCGCTACCTCAAGAAGGGCCGCTACGCCCAGCGGGTCGGCTCCGGCGCCCCCGTCTACCTCGCCGCCGTCCTCGAGTACCTCGCCGCCGAG GTCCTGGAGCTTGCCGGCAACGCGGCCAAGGACAACAAGAAGACCCGCATCATCCCGCGCCACCTGCTGCTCGCCGTCCGCAACGACCAGGAGCTCGGCAAGCTGCTCGCCGGCGTCACCATCGCCCACGGCGGCGTGATCCCCAACATCAACTCcgtgctgctccccaagaagtcccctgccgccgccgagaaggaggccaagtcgcccaagaagaagaccaccgccaagtctcccaagaagaagacggccgccACCAAGGAGTAG